A window of Bos indicus x Bos taurus breed Angus x Brahman F1 hybrid chromosome 20, Bos_hybrid_MaternalHap_v2.0, whole genome shotgun sequence genomic DNA:
TTCTGTGCTCTGACTCAGACCTGAGGGTTTTCTGTGGGTTCAGCCATGAGCAAGCTAGCTGTCCACGGCTCTGGGTGCCCAGCTGGCCTCTGTGCTTGGGCCGCATCCTGCCTTCTCTCCACTCGCTGACCTGCTGGTTCTCCAGAGGCCGCTGCTCCTCCCGGGGCTGGGCTCTCGGGTCCTACTCTAGCCACTGGCCATGCCTCTGGGGGTGTCAATGCTCAGCTCCGGGCCCCCCAAGCTGCTGGAGGTGGAGGTGTCTCAGCCTCACAGGGACCCAGGCCCAGCCTTGGGGATTCGCTGGGCTCCGGACCCCGTCAGCCGTCCCCCCAACATGGGGCCTCCACCCTGGGCCTGGGCGCAGCTGTGCTCAGCCCTTGGGGTCCCCCAGACGCCTGCCCTCACCTGGGgccccctctgcccccagcaCTCAGCTTGGCCACCCGGGTGAGGGGTACCCTGGTCAGCAGGCCAGGCCCTGAGGTGGGGGCAGTTGTGTGACTGCTCTGGATCCTCGCCACAAGGACCATGTCACCCCACCGGTGCCCAGAGGGGTGTTGCTCGGGGAGCCCCCAGAGCAGTAGCTGGAGGGGAAGGTGAGGGGGTTCTGGAGTGGTCCTGCACCCCCTGGGCTGCTGGCTGCATGCTCCCCCCGTGGCTGGGGCTGGGACCTTGGGGACAGGTGGACAGGGTGCCAGGGCCGGAGGGGCTGGGCTGTGTCTGCAGCAGACGCAGGACACTGTGTCCCCCATGGTTGCGAAGTCGCTTCTGGGcagggctgctgtccgtgggtgCCAGGGGATCTCACACAGCCACCCACAAAGCAGGTgacctctcctctcttcctcccagCAGCATGGCTGACAGCAGGCCCAAGCCCGCCAACAAGACGCCCCCCAAGTCCCCGGGGGAGCCCGCCAAGGACAAGGCAGCCAAAAGGCTGTCGCTCGAGGCGGAAGGGGCCGGCGAGGGGGCGGCCGCGGCGGGCGCGGAGCTGAGCGCCCTGGAGGAGGCCTTCCGGAAGTTCGCGGTGCACGGGGACGCCCGGGCGTCGGGCCGGGAGATGCACGGCAAGAACTGGTCCAAGCTGTGCCGGGACTGCCAGGTGATCGACGGCCGGAGCGTGACCGTCACTGACGTGGACATTGTCTTCAGCAAGATCAAGTGCGTGCCGGCCCCGCCTGGGgctgtcgggggtggggggctgggtcCCTCGGGCGGGGCCAGGGGCTCGGGTGGGGGCAGTCACAGCCGGCTGCGGGGGCCCGAGGGTCTCGCGTAGGTGAGTCCTGCCTGCGGGAGCtggcggggctggggctgggtccCTCAGGCGGGGCCAGGGGCTTGGGTGGGGCCCCGAGGGTCTCGCAAGGGTGAGTCCTGCCTGCGGGGCCTGGCGCGGGTGGCAGCCGGAGGTAGGCGTCCGTGGTGCGGCTCCTCAGCTCTGGGGGGCGTTCCCGTGTGAGGAAGGGCAGGGGTAATGAACAGTGGCCTCTGCATGCGTGTCCACGTGTGTCCACACGCGTGAGCACCTCAAGGCGTCAGCGCGCCCCTCCCCCTCTCTTGGCCGCCACACCCGGGACCACACCCGAGAAAAGCACCCGCTGCatcacacacgtgtgcacatgtACGCACACGTAGAGCTCAGGGCTCCACTCCCTGATCAGGGCTCACCTGGAGGACAAGCAATTTGGACAGGCCCGGAGACTCCGTGTGCAGGACGCGTGGGCAGTGGGGGGACACAGGCCCTCCTGCCCCAGGAAGGGTGGCCCCTTCTGGCCCCAGCCCCACTCCAGAGGGCAGGATGCCAGCTGCTCAAACATGCAGGCCACCCCAGCCCCCCGGCTGCCCGGACCCCAGGATCGCTGCCTCAGCTTGCGGGGTGCTGGCCGTCTGGGGGCACGGGCCCAGCGAGGGTCATGATCAAGACACAGTTAAGAGCAGCCTGTGGCTCCTTCCCGCTGCCCTCCTGAACCTAGACTCCCCGTGGGGTCCCTGTGACCTGTTCCGGGGGCGGACCCCCCCAGACCTCCTGGGTATGGAGTGAGGGACCCACCCTCACGCTCTTGTCCTGGGGAGAGGCGGGCGGTGCTCCGGGTAGGGTCCTGCAGGACAGGCCGGGGCCCCCTGGTGCCCAGGTCTGCGGAGCGTGGTGCGGCGTGGACGTGTGCATGCTGGTTGAGGGTCCCCAGGTGGTGGCCCCGGCAGAGGCGGCCCGGCTCGTGGGAGCCTCGGCTGCGGACTCGGAGCCTCGGGGGCTGATGGCGACGGCTGTTTCTGTTTGGGGTGGTTGCCATGGCTCGGTGGCCCTGCCGCGCCGGTATCTGCAGCCTCTGTTTGGGCCTGTCGCCGTGGCAGCGCTTGTTTGTTTTGATGTTACTATGTGTTAAGTTTTAAACAAACTTCTTGCCGCTCTTCCCTAGGCCTTGATCGAAAACTATTGTTTCTGAGACggggctccccacccccatccctgctcCGCTGCCCCAGGGCCAGAGGAGTGAGCGCAGGACACCATTCCCACGAGCACATCGGGGGTCCATGGGCCGCAGGGTCCCTGTGTGTGTGCCCAGGTGGGGCAGGCAGGGATGGGGGGCTTCCCCTCCTGGCCCCCACTCACAGCTTTCTGGACAATGGTCACGTTCCCCGTGATTCCGGAGCCTTGTCTGGGCTGGTTGGGACGgcgcgggccggggcggggcggggactGTCCGAAGCCTGGAGCTTGGCGCATCCACGGGGCCTGAGGGAGCAGGTGGGGTGGGCTGAGCTCCTGGGACGAGGTGTCAGGCTGCCCCTGCGTCCAGGCTGGTAGGGACGCCGCCCCTAGGTCCTGCTTCCAGCTTTGGTGTTGCGGTCTCACAGGGTCCGGGGGTCCCTCTCCCGGCCCCCCGAGGCCGTGCAGGCATCCAGCAGAGCctggcctggcttgctgcggccCTCCTGGTGCATCTGCAGAGCCTGGGCCCGGGGTGGGGGGCCGGCCGGCATCCCAGAGCTGTGTGTGAGCAGTGTCGCCCTCGGGGCCCAGGCCCAGGCCGGGGTGAGGCCAGAAGGCGGCCCGCAGAGGGGAGCCGGGCAAAGAGCAGGGGCCAGTGTCTGGCGCCACTTTTGTGGCAGCCTGCATGTCTGCTGCGGTCCAGTCCCCCAGGCCCCCCCCCCCAGCCTGGGCCTGCTGGGGGTCAGGTCCCACCTCCTGCTCTCTGGATGGGTCGCCGTGTCCGGCTCCTGCAGGTCAGGGGCGTCCGGAGttggcttcttccagccccgcatGGGGCAGGTTATAGTCCAGGGCGGGTTGGGGGCGCCCTTGTGTCCTGGGACGTGTTGGCCAAAGTCCAGGGCCCTTCATGATGCTGGCCCTGGAGGCACAGACCTCTGTCCTCGGAGGGCTGGCTGGCCCCCCGCCAGGATCCCTGGCCACCAGGCGTCCCTGGGTGACCTGCCCTGGGCCTGCAGGCCCAGGAGTGCAGCGCCCAGGGAGCTCAGCGCGGGGGCCATGTGTGCACCCGGTGACCCCGTTACCGCTGGGCCAGCGTCCCCACAGGACAACAGCCTCTGACCCAGGTGCCAGGCGGGAGAAGAGGGGTCTGCTATGGGGACCCTCTCATCTCTGTGCTCTGCAGAACAGGCGCCCTGTGTCTGCGCAGCTGTGTCAAGTAACCAGGCGTCTCCAGAGAAGAGCTGGCATTGTCACTGGAGAGCTCCCCGGGGACTGCTCTCAGTGGCGGGCCACGGGCCCCTGGGGAAGCTCCCTGCTGGTCCCGACCAGGCCCCGAACTCTGTGGGGCAGTCACGGTGGGGACGCCTGCCCCGCCTGGTGCGGCAGGCAGGTCAGCCCTGGGCCCCGCGTCCACACGATCTGAATGTGGCCTCTGACGGAGGCCCAGGCGGTCGTCCCTCCACCCCGGCCAAGTGACTCACGCTGGTGGCGCCTGGCGCCGTGGTGCGGGGAGGGCTGTGTGCCCCCCGGCTGGACACTGGGCTGCCAGTTGGGCCTGGAGCCTGTGAATAGAGACAGGCTCGCCTTTGACGGCCCGGGACAAACAAGCGGGACCCCGTGGCCGTGGAGGGTCATCCCCCAGCTGGGACAGCAGGTTCCCTGCCCATGGCAGGGCCGGGCGCATGGCCTCAGAGTGGCCATGCAGGGCGGCGGGGCTTCCAGGGGTGGGCGCAACCCACGACCTGGACGTCCAGTCTCACGAGGCCTCCTTCCACTGTCGCCCTGACCTCGGCATAGTTGGTCAGCGTGTCCCATGTCCTCAGGCTCACGTGTCAAATGTGAGTCCCCGTGTGTGCCGGGGATGTCCTGAGGTGTCTGTCCATCGTCGCCGAGCTGCTTGAGTTCTGGTGACTGAACAGGTCCGTGAACAGGAGGGTGAGCAAGTGGGCCAGGAGGGGTCACGGGGCTGTGTGGGCCGCCGGCCTCCCAGGGCCGCCGCGCCCCGCTGTGCGCTCATCCGGCCTTCACGGCAGCTGTGCCAGCGGGTGGGTGCCACACCAGGCCACGCTGGGATGCCCTCTCACTCCCCTCACGCCCAGCAGCATGGAACGTCCTTCTTGGGCTGGTTTGCAACTGGTAGACCTTGGACAAAGTGCCCggttcaaatattttgcccaaCTTTTTaccttgtgttttcttcttcttgttaTTTGCGTATTCAGACATGAATACTTTAGTGAACTttctccagtctgtggcttgtcttttgcttctctgaacAGTATCTTTTTGAAGAGCATGGTTTTAAAAGTTTTGGTCAAGtccaattcatttttttttttcctggattgtTTTTTGGGGGCTGTTTCTAAGAAGATCTCTGCCTAagacagggtcacaaagatttgcaCCTGGATGGTCTCTCACAAGGCAGCCAGTTCAGGCACTGTGACAAGCTCAGGACTGTGGTCCAGTTACTACTGTGGGTGGTGTGGGGCCAGCCCAGGTCTGCTCCTCTGCACACGGCCCACCGGTCGCTGTGGCTCTGTTTGCTGAAAAGACAGTATGTGACCACTCACTGCCTTTGTGACCTTGTTGAAATCCTGTGCTCCCCATCTCTGACGCCGTCCTGCGGCTGCTGTGGCCAGTGGCGACGTGGGCGTGGCGCCTTCCACCCAGGGTGCCCTCCAGCCAGGACCCCGGGCACCGCAGCCATGCTGCCGCTGGAGTCCTGGGCTCCTGCAGGCGGCCTCTCATCCCAGGCGCGTCCCCCACCTTCTCTTGCTGTAAAACACTGAAGCCCTCACTGAACGGATTAGCTGGGGGAGATCTGCTCCAGGGAGCAGAACTGTTTACCAGTTAAGATTCTCAGAGATGGAGAGCCAGTTCAGGCATCTTGAAGTTGGGAGGATGACCCGCCAGGTCCGGCCGCCAGGGGCTGTGTCTTCATGGAGAGCTGCTCCCAGGCCCCTGGTCAGGCCCGGACGTGGGGAGGCGGACCCCAATCCTGTCCTTGGGGGACGGTGCCTCCATGCAGGCTGGGGGCCCCAGGCGGGACTGAGATGCCCTCCACACCGTAGGGGGCGACGtgcttcccaccctctctctgtgCGGGTCTGTCTCCCACGGAGGCCGCACGCTCGCCTGCTTTAGAACTAGATGAAGCTGTGTTTTGATGTCCAGTCTTTCATAAATGATGTGCTTTCTTTAAGCTTCTCTCCAAGACAATTTATATTTGCTGCCGTTGCCAATGGCAACCAACTGCTGGGTGCAAATGCTGCAgactgaggtgggggaggggcaggctcaCTCTGGGCTctgcaggggaggtgggggtcCCCGATGTCACGGggcctggggcagggtgggggtccCTGGGCGCCCCCTGAGACTCCACTCCCTGCAGGGGCAAGTCCTGCAGGACCATCACGTTTGAGCAGTTCAAGGAGGCGCTGGAGGAGCTCGCCAAGAAGAGATTCAAAGACAAGAGCGCGGAGGAGGCTGTCAGGGAGGTGCACAAGCTCATCGAGGGCAAGGCCCCCATCATCTCGGGGGTGACGGTGAGTGCCCCGGGCAGGCAGGCGGGACAGGTGTGGGTCCCCACGCGGGTGGCCCGTCTGTGGTCTGGGGCCCAGGCTGACCTCCCCCACGTCCCTGCTGTCTTGCAGAAAGCCATCTCCTCGCCCACTGTGTCACGGCTCACGGACACCAGCAAGTTCACGGGCTCCCACAAGGAGCGCTTTGACCCGTCAGGCAGGGGCAAGGGCCGGGCGGGCCGCGTGGACCTCGTGGATGAGTCGGGCTACGTGCCGGGCTACAAGCACGCGGGCACCTATGACCAGAAGGTGCAGGGGGGCAAGTAGCCGGCGGGCCTCCCGTCCCTGGGCCCTCACCACCTCCACTTCGTTACATTCCTGTGCTCACCGGCAGAACTCGGACCTGGGGCTGGGTGGCCGCGGAGCCCCCCGCCTCCCTCTTGCCCAGCCCTCGTGCCCCCTGGACCCCAGCTTTGGCCCCTGAACTCACCTTTCCTAACACACATGCTTCGTCCCTGCCAGGAATTAGACGGCCTTTTCCAAAGTGTCTCCCAGAACCAGACCACACCGGCCACTGGCTTGCAGCAAAGGGGTGTCCAAAGGAGCTGGTGGACAGGCCCCGTCGGGTCTGTGCTGACGACGGCGCTGACCTGCAGCCCCAGTGACGCGGAGGAGCCCAGTCAGGGCCCCATGGGGCCCAGAAGGCACCGTGCAGGCAGGGGAGGTGGcacacgcacgcgcgcacacacacgtaCCCACACgctgtgcacgcacacacacgctaTGCACACACAGgctgcacacacgcacatgtgcGCACAcgctgcacacacatgcatgcccaTGGACCAAGGCTGTGCTAAGGGTGGGCACTGAGCTGAGGGCTGCTGTGCAAAGGAAGGAGCCTGCTCCGTCGACTAAACTGACTTGAAGTGTGAAGTTATAGGGTTCTAAAACTAAGGGCAATTCATTTCATTTCGCTTTTctgagaagaaataagaaatggtTATTAGAGTTTGCTCTCAGAACGGCTCAGGGAAGACCCAGAATAGCCTGTCTCTGGGCCTCTCTCCCACAACCCCTGTGCCTCAAGTCCTGGGCCAAGAAGACTCCTGGGCTCAAGGCTGCGGGGGGCtggctgccccctccctccccgtccAGCTGGCCGCTGCAGCCTCTGCGAGTGGCCCCCTCGTCCACCACTGCCCAGGAAAGGAGAAACCGCAGGGCGAGACCAGCCCAAGGAGGGCCTGAGCGGCCAGCGTCTGCGTTTGGGGTCTCCGAGAGGCCAGAGGCGGGGCCTCCTGTCACACTGGCTCCTTGGCAACATGTCCTTTTGTGTGAACACAGCCGCAGCCTGGCACGTGACCCACTGGGCCCCAGGGTCCTGGTGTCAGTCTTGGGAAAGTCCATGGCGGCCCCTGGAGAGTGCCTCCTGGAGCCCAGCGCTCTGCCACTGTCCGTCCTGTGTCCAGGGCAGTGGGCTGCCTGGGGCACCCCTCCCTGGACGCACGGCCGGCCCACAGCACAGGTAGCTGCGAGAAGGCCAGCACTGCCACGCGCACTGGTCCCTGCTGGACCtggaggccctgcccaccagagaggGACTCAGGCTAGCGCTGGACACGCTGGATCGGCAGTGGCTTCCGTGGGCAGCTTCATTCTAAGCCCCTGACATCTCACTGTAGAAACACCTGGGAAGTGAGAGATGGAACACAGGAGTCCGGAAGCACTTGGAGGACAGGGTCactgccatctgggaagtctcCAACTTGGGGAAACAAGGCTGCCCGGCCAGGCCCTCACTCCACTGCCAGGAAGCCGAAGGCTGGGGGGCAGGCGGGCAGGACACCGGCCCCCGCCCTGGGCTGTTTTCCTCTCATAGGCGGCTGTCAGGTGGGGAAACGTGTCCCACAGCCCCCAGGGCTGGCCTGCAGGGCAGCACCCCTGCTGCGGGAGACCAGTTCCCCCGGTCGCGGGGGCCCCGCCCCTGGGCCAGGGAAGGTCAGTGCACGGTGGCCACCCAGGCCCGGCCCAGCCCCGCGCTCTTGGGCTCCTGAGGCGTCTAGAGGCATCCGGCCGGGTCTCGTGTGTCCCTGGCCCGGCTGAGGTTCCCTTCCCTAAGTGCAGTTCTGGGAACGCACCTCCAGCTCAGGGCAGGGCGATCGGAGGTCCCAGGCCTGCTGGCCCTGTAACTCAGCACGGACACGGATCCCACACTCAGCACAGATGCTGCAGACACAGGCAGGTGTGCGTCTTGCTGCATGTTCTCTGCAA
This region includes:
- the TPPP gene encoding tubulin polymerization-promoting protein, translating into MADSRPKPANKTPPKSPGEPAKDKAAKRLSLEAEGAGEGAAAAGAELSALEEAFRKFAVHGDARASGREMHGKNWSKLCRDCQVIDGRSVTVTDVDIVFSKIKGKSCRTITFEQFKEALEELAKKRFKDKSAEEAVREVHKLIEGKAPIISGVTKAISSPTVSRLTDTSKFTGSHKERFDPSGRGKGRAGRVDLVDESGYVPGYKHAGTYDQKVQGGK